One Indicator indicator isolate 239-I01 chromosome 9, UM_Iind_1.1, whole genome shotgun sequence genomic window carries:
- the LGALSL gene encoding galectin-related protein, with protein sequence MAGTVAERDAPKIEDGHLNNSLGSPVQADLCFPRLIVPFCGHIKGGMRPGKKILVMGIVDLNPESFGISLTCGESEDPPADVAIELKAVFTDRQFVRNSCVAGEWGEEQSSIPYFPFIPDQPFRVEILCEHPRFRIFVDGHQLFDFYHRIETLSAIDTIKINGDLQLTKLG encoded by the exons ATGGCGGGGACCGTGGCCGAGCGGGACGCGCCG AAAATAGAGGACGGGCATTTAAACAACTCCCTGGGATCCCCGGTGCAAGCTGATCTGTGCTTCCCTCGCCTG ATCGTCCCCTTCTGTGGGCACATCAAAGGAGGAATGAGGCCAGGAAAGAAGATCTTAGTTATGGGAATAGTGGACCTCAATCCCGAGAG CTTTGGCATCAGTCTGACTTGCGGGGAATCAGAAGATCCTCCTGCGGATGTAGCCATTGAactgaaagctgtgtttacagaCAGACAGTTTGTCAGAAACTCTTGTGTTGCTGGAGAATGGGGGGAAGAGCAATCGTCTATCCCCTACTTTCCCTTTATACCAGACCAGCCTTTTAGG gttGAGATACTTTGCGAGCACCCCCGGTTTAGAATATTTGTGGATGGACATCAGCTCTTTGATTTTTACCACCGTATCGAAACGCTGTCAGCAATTGACACGATAAAGATAAACGGAGATCTTCAGCTTACGAAACTCGGCTGA